A single region of the Nocardioides sp. W7 genome encodes:
- a CDS encoding WXG100 family type VII secretion target — protein MSHATPEFGQGEKSLSRAATLVADAKRDFDGYARQLDDQIGALRGRWVGQGGAAFFALHHAWTEKQRVIVSALDEFEASLVSTEHDNVSTDETQSTHYVRTAGRLDGV, from the coding sequence ATGTCCCACGCAACCCCGGAGTTCGGCCAGGGCGAGAAGTCCCTGTCCAGAGCGGCCACCCTGGTGGCCGACGCCAAGCGTGACTTCGACGGCTACGCCCGCCAGCTCGACGACCAGATCGGCGCCCTCCGGGGCCGCTGGGTCGGTCAGGGCGGTGCCGCGTTCTTCGCGCTGCACCACGCCTGGACGGAGAAGCAGCGCGTCATCGTGTCCGCCCTCGACGAGTTCGAGGCCTCCCTGGTCTCGACCGAGCACGACAACGTCTCGACCGACGAGACCCAGTCCACCCACTACGTCCGCACCGCCGGCCGCCTCGACGGCGTCTGA
- a CDS encoding WXG100 family type VII secretion target: protein MDLNGIRVNHAGLDQAAQDLRAKVMDIDHRLDRLESELGPLRHQWAGNARTAYDTAKARWDGAIQELKDLLDETGRTVQQSNADYAAADLRGAEAFQIRA from the coding sequence ATGGACCTCAACGGCATCCGCGTCAACCACGCCGGCCTCGACCAGGCCGCCCAGGACCTGCGCGCGAAGGTCATGGACATCGACCACCGGCTGGACCGGCTCGAGAGCGAGCTGGGCCCCCTGCGCCACCAGTGGGCCGGCAACGCCCGCACCGCCTACGACACCGCGAAGGCCAGGTGGGACGGGGCGATCCAGGAGCTGAAGGACCTGCTCGACGAGACCGGCCGCACCGTCCAACAGTCGAACGCGGACTACGCCGCCGCCGATCTGCGCGGCGCGGAGGCGTTCCAGATCAGGGCCTGA
- the eccD gene encoding type VII secretion integral membrane protein EccD, whose amino-acid sequence MTRSPVAGPADLLRVTVTSAGRRVDLVLPGSVPVAELLPELARSVGLLDARTVHGGYQLMTAAGRTLSPEGGLVVQGVEDGGLLAVSAGIDDEPPRVYDDVAEAMADVVESDLRPWSSEAGRRTALGAAVLLMVLGAVALLMQRGSPTAAVAAALAGVVAVVLLGTAVVLSRVRRDREAAVALAWTSTSYAAASGVLPTDGELFGQPLAGAGAAVLLTGLLALAGLEEGRPLLIPPVVVGAVALATGVPVHVADVDGAVVLTTTLVVVVLMGSVLPWLALSATGTGAGAEPRHAAEVDLLRVRATGTGAGAEPRHAAEVDLLRVRTDARLAHELLVASSGAVGLVLVLVLPLAVRLGAAGTLLALVACGLVMLRTRQHRTGAEVRVGLLSGVLGLVVVAVSVLAWWPGWRPITAAALLAVGAVLLAATLLPARSPVRRGRLGDVAETLGLLALLPLLVLATGLPSSVGP is encoded by the coding sequence ATGACACGCAGTCCCGTCGCCGGGCCGGCCGACCTGCTGCGGGTCACGGTGACCTCCGCAGGCCGGCGGGTCGACCTCGTGCTGCCCGGCTCGGTGCCGGTCGCCGAACTGCTGCCCGAGCTCGCGCGCAGCGTCGGGCTGCTCGACGCGCGCACCGTCCACGGCGGGTACCAGCTGATGACCGCGGCGGGCCGGACGCTGTCACCCGAGGGCGGACTGGTGGTCCAGGGCGTCGAGGACGGTGGCCTCCTCGCGGTCTCCGCCGGGATCGACGACGAGCCGCCCCGGGTCTACGACGACGTCGCCGAGGCGATGGCCGACGTCGTCGAGAGCGACCTGCGGCCGTGGTCGTCCGAGGCCGGCCGTCGTACCGCTCTCGGGGCGGCGGTCCTGCTGATGGTGCTCGGCGCCGTGGCGCTGCTGATGCAGCGCGGCTCGCCGACCGCCGCCGTCGCCGCCGCCCTCGCCGGGGTCGTGGCCGTCGTCCTGCTCGGGACAGCCGTGGTGCTCTCGCGGGTCCGGCGCGACCGGGAAGCCGCGGTCGCGCTCGCGTGGACCAGCACGTCGTACGCCGCGGCGTCCGGGGTCTTGCCGACCGACGGCGAGCTCTTCGGACAGCCCCTCGCGGGTGCCGGGGCCGCAGTCCTGCTGACCGGCCTGCTGGCGCTGGCCGGTCTCGAGGAGGGCCGCCCCCTGCTGATCCCCCCGGTGGTGGTCGGCGCCGTCGCGCTGGCCACCGGCGTGCCGGTGCATGTGGCGGACGTCGATGGGGCGGTGGTGCTGACCACCACGCTGGTCGTGGTCGTACTGATGGGCAGCGTGCTCCCGTGGTTGGCCCTGAGCGCCACGGGCACCGGCGCCGGCGCGGAGCCGCGGCACGCCGCGGAGGTCGACCTGCTGCGGGTCCGCGCCACGGGCACCGGCGCCGGCGCGGAGCCGCGGCACGCCGCGGAGGTCGACCTGCTGCGGGTCCGGACGGACGCTCGGCTGGCCCACGAGCTCCTGGTCGCCAGCTCCGGCGCGGTGGGCCTGGTGCTGGTGCTGGTCCTGCCGCTGGCGGTCCGGCTCGGTGCCGCCGGGACCCTCCTGGCTCTCGTCGCATGCGGCCTGGTGATGCTCCGCACCCGCCAGCACCGCACCGGCGCGGAGGTGCGGGTCGGCCTGCTCTCCGGCGTGCTCGGCCTCGTCGTCGTCGCGGTCTCGGTGCTCGCCTGGTGGCCCGGGTGGCGGCCGATCACGGCGGCCGCCCTCCTGGCGGTCGGCGCGGTGCTGCTTGCCGCCACCCTGCTCCCCGCCCGTTCCCCGGTACGTCGCGGTCGGCTCGGCGACGTCGCGGAGACCCTCGGTCTGCTGGCGCTGCTCCCGCTGCTCGTGCTGGCCACTGGCCTGCCGTCCTCGGTCGGGCCCTGA
- a CDS encoding type VII secretion protein EccB — translation MATTRDLAEAQGFDRRRLVTAFVSGAHGGHEVDRTRPGRTVVGGLALAVLLVAGALVARLLVGGDPDGWDEPGLLIAEDSGALYVILERSEDPVLHPVPNVTSARLILGHVAPTLLSEDTIAAQELGPELGILGAPQTVPDPDRLVHRGWSACTSVGGGLAVGISAEPGVRPVTDRGLTVVSEGRLFVVATGRAEPGEPRRAYRYSLPDGGVADPLLAALGLPITAAAREVPERWLRLLPSGGALDFASLGPQGYGEPAPDQGPGRLPAGSRIGQVVTTDGQHFQVLTVAGPATLDPFAKAVYEAAVRPSLAEPLSLEPVVLEETPRVRAALPPFVGAHWPVGPLGEVHGEPCALLVAGTDDAPVVLLATDPTEAASAEGLLAPAERVRVEPGHGGHARVDGGSSYLIDARGAAHALVGDAAAQLGYGGVDAPLVPDAWVELFEAGVPLSREGALCPDEQECR, via the coding sequence GTGGCGACGACACGCGACCTGGCCGAGGCCCAGGGCTTCGACCGACGGCGGCTCGTCACCGCGTTCGTCTCGGGGGCTCACGGCGGCCACGAGGTCGACCGAACCCGTCCGGGCCGGACCGTCGTGGGTGGGCTGGCGCTCGCGGTGCTGCTGGTCGCCGGCGCGCTGGTCGCACGGCTGCTGGTCGGGGGCGACCCGGACGGCTGGGACGAGCCGGGTCTGCTGATCGCCGAGGACTCCGGCGCGCTCTACGTCATCCTCGAGCGCAGCGAGGACCCCGTGCTCCACCCGGTCCCCAACGTCACGTCCGCCCGGCTGATCCTCGGGCACGTGGCGCCCACCCTGCTCTCCGAGGACACCATCGCCGCTCAGGAGCTCGGCCCCGAGCTCGGCATCCTCGGCGCGCCCCAGACCGTCCCCGACCCCGACCGGCTGGTCCACCGCGGTTGGTCGGCATGCACGTCCGTGGGCGGTGGGCTCGCGGTGGGGATCTCGGCCGAGCCCGGCGTCCGGCCCGTCACCGATCGGGGTCTCACGGTGGTGAGCGAGGGACGCCTCTTCGTCGTCGCGACCGGGCGCGCGGAGCCCGGTGAGCCGCGCCGCGCCTACCGGTACTCCCTGCCGGACGGCGGCGTGGCCGACCCGTTGCTCGCCGCTCTCGGCCTGCCGATCACCGCCGCCGCGCGCGAGGTGCCGGAGCGATGGCTCCGGCTCCTGCCCTCCGGCGGGGCGCTGGACTTCGCCAGCCTCGGCCCGCAGGGGTACGGCGAACCCGCCCCCGACCAGGGCCCTGGTCGGCTGCCGGCGGGCTCCCGGATCGGGCAGGTCGTCACCACGGACGGCCAGCACTTCCAGGTCCTCACCGTCGCCGGACCGGCCACGCTGGACCCGTTCGCGAAGGCCGTCTACGAGGCCGCCGTACGGCCGTCGCTCGCCGAGCCGCTGAGCCTGGAGCCGGTGGTCCTCGAGGAGACTCCCCGGGTGCGTGCGGCGCTCCCGCCCTTCGTCGGAGCGCACTGGCCCGTGGGCCCGCTCGGGGAGGTGCACGGCGAGCCCTGCGCCCTGCTGGTCGCCGGCACTGACGATGCGCCCGTCGTCCTGCTGGCCACCGACCCGACCGAGGCCGCGTCCGCGGAGGGACTCCTCGCCCCGGCGGAGCGGGTGCGGGTCGAGCCCGGTCATGGTGGCCACGCGCGCGTCGACGGCGGCTCGTCGTACCTCATCGACGCCCGCGGTGCCGCCCACGCGCTCGTCGGGGACGCCGCGGCACAGCTCGGCTACGGCGGAGTCGACGCGCCGCTCGTGCCCGACGCGTGGGTCGAGCTCTTCGAGGCGGGCGTCCCGCTGTCGCGGGAGGGTGCGCTCTGCCCGGACGAGCAGGAGTGTCGCTGA
- the helR gene encoding RNA polymerase recycling motor ATPase HelR, whose amino-acid sequence MTTVFELPAHLSAKSDPALIADDEQRFVAIAASLERSIADLSERLDAVRREPGGSGQAALERDQEIYRLSARLRTLRRFGLDLCLGHMVPADGAEPVYVGRLGLTDSAGRRLLLDWRSPAAEPFFGATHADPMGLASRRRYRWTLGRITDYWDEVFSAEGYDGHAAALDDQSAFIASLGADRSDRMRDVLGTIQADQDAIIRAGSRGALVVDGGPGTGKTVVALHRTAYLLYADPRLGHRRGGVLFVGPHQPYLTYVGDVLPSLGEEGVQTATLRDLVPEGAAAVPDTDPEVARLKSSLAMVRAIEPAVALYEEPPTEGMVVETHWSDVWLSAADWAEAFGSPAPGTPHNEARDQVWEELLTILVDKHEAEDEDEVSEELVRRSLVRNEELVDAFARSWPLIEHTDLVGDLWTVPAYLRRCAPGLDPDDVRRLQRRDAHAWTVSDLPLLDAARQRLGDPEASRRRRRQQAQVAAEREEMDLVVDHLVATDDSEMKVMSMLRVSDAQSVIVDEAVHAVEAPDPLAGPFAHVVVDEAQELTDAEWQMVLLRCPSRSLTIVGDRAQARHGFSETWQERLERIGLDRVELAPLSINYRTPEEVMSEAELVIRAALPDANVPTSVRSTGVPVSHGPTTDLGRVLDGWLAEHAEGTACVIGDPTFEETSRVRSLTPELAKGLEFDLVVLVEPDAFGTGIEGAVDRYVAMTRATQRLVVLSAHG is encoded by the coding sequence GTGACCACTGTCTTCGAGCTGCCCGCGCACCTCTCCGCCAAGTCCGACCCGGCGCTGATCGCCGATGACGAGCAGAGATTCGTCGCCATCGCCGCGAGCCTCGAGCGCTCGATCGCCGACCTGTCCGAGCGCCTCGACGCCGTACGCCGAGAGCCGGGCGGCAGCGGCCAGGCGGCGCTCGAGCGGGACCAGGAGATCTACCGGCTGAGCGCGCGGCTGCGGACCCTGCGCCGCTTCGGACTCGACCTGTGCCTCGGGCACATGGTCCCGGCGGACGGCGCCGAGCCCGTGTACGTCGGGCGGCTCGGCCTCACCGACAGCGCCGGCCGGCGGCTGCTGCTCGACTGGCGCTCCCCCGCGGCGGAGCCGTTCTTCGGGGCGACCCACGCCGATCCGATGGGGCTGGCGAGTCGGCGCCGTTACCGCTGGACCCTTGGCCGGATCACCGACTACTGGGACGAGGTCTTCAGTGCCGAGGGGTACGACGGCCACGCCGCCGCGCTCGACGACCAGTCGGCGTTCATCGCCAGCCTGGGCGCCGACCGGTCGGACCGGATGCGCGACGTGCTCGGGACCATCCAGGCCGACCAGGACGCGATCATCCGCGCCGGCTCGCGCGGGGCACTCGTCGTCGACGGCGGGCCGGGTACGGGGAAGACGGTCGTCGCGCTGCACCGCACGGCGTACCTCCTCTACGCCGACCCCCGGCTGGGCCACCGCCGGGGCGGCGTGCTGTTCGTGGGTCCGCACCAGCCGTACCTGACCTACGTCGGTGACGTGCTGCCGAGCCTGGGGGAGGAGGGCGTGCAGACGGCGACCCTGCGCGACCTGGTCCCCGAGGGGGCAGCGGCGGTGCCCGATACCGACCCGGAGGTGGCCCGGCTGAAGTCGTCGCTGGCGATGGTGCGGGCCATCGAGCCGGCGGTCGCGCTCTACGAGGAGCCGCCGACCGAGGGGATGGTGGTCGAGACGCACTGGTCCGACGTATGGCTCAGCGCAGCGGACTGGGCCGAGGCGTTCGGCTCGCCGGCGCCCGGGACCCCGCACAACGAGGCCCGCGACCAGGTCTGGGAGGAGCTGCTGACGATCCTGGTCGACAAGCACGAGGCCGAGGACGAGGACGAGGTCTCCGAGGAGCTGGTACGCCGGTCGCTGGTCCGCAACGAGGAGCTGGTCGACGCCTTCGCCCGGTCCTGGCCGCTGATCGAGCACACCGACCTGGTGGGCGACCTGTGGACGGTGCCGGCGTACCTGCGCCGGTGCGCGCCGGGCCTCGACCCCGACGACGTACGCCGGTTGCAGCGGCGCGACGCCCACGCCTGGACCGTCTCCGACCTGCCGCTCCTGGACGCCGCCCGCCAGCGGCTCGGCGACCCGGAGGCGTCGCGGCGTCGGCGTCGGCAGCAGGCGCAGGTCGCCGCCGAGCGCGAGGAGATGGACCTGGTCGTCGACCACCTGGTCGCCACCGACGACTCGGAGATGAAGGTGATGTCGATGCTGCGCGTCTCGGACGCCCAGAGCGTGATCGTCGACGAGGCCGTGCACGCCGTCGAGGCCCCCGACCCGCTCGCCGGCCCGTTCGCGCACGTCGTCGTGGACGAGGCGCAGGAGCTGACCGATGCGGAATGGCAGATGGTGCTGCTCCGGTGCCCGTCGCGCAGCCTGACCATCGTCGGCGACCGGGCCCAGGCCCGGCACGGCTTCTCCGAGACGTGGCAGGAGCGGCTGGAGCGGATCGGCCTGGACCGGGTCGAGCTGGCCCCGCTGAGCATCAACTACCGGACGCCGGAGGAGGTGATGAGCGAGGCCGAGCTGGTCATCCGGGCTGCCCTCCCGGACGCCAACGTTCCGACCTCGGTGCGCAGCACCGGCGTACCGGTCTCCCACGGGCCGACGACCGACCTCGGCCGCGTGCTCGACGGCTGGCTCGCCGAGCATGCCGAGGGGACCGCCTGCGTCATCGGTGACCCGACCTTCGAGGAGACCTCTCGCGTGCGCTCGCTGACCCCGGAGCTCGCGAAGGGCCTGGAGTTCGACCTGGTCGTGCTCGTCGAACCGGACGCGTTCGGGACCGGCATCGAGGGCGCCGTCGACCGGTACGTCGCCATGACTCGCGCGACCCAGCGGCTGGTCGTCCTCAGCGCGCACGGGTAG
- a CDS encoding DNA polymerase III subunit gamma and tau — protein sequence MESPLALYRRYRPETFAEVIGQDHVTEPLRSALAHNRVNHAYLFSGPRGCGKTTSARILARALNCEQAPIADPCGECDSCRDLARGGPGSIDVIEIDAASHGGVDDARDLREKAFFSPVRSRYKVYIIDEAHMVTTQGFNALLKLVEEPPPHLRFIFATTEPEKVLPTIRSRTHHYPFRLIPPRLLSSYLSELCEKEQVTIEPAALPLVVRAGAGSARDTLSVLDQLLGGSGPAGVTHALATGLLGYTPDTLLDEVVDAFAAADGAAVFGVVDKVIETGQDPRRFTEDLLRRLRDLVIVAAVPEATASGLIDVSEDQGERLVAQAARFGAAELSRAADLVATGLTEMRGATAPRLLLELICARVLLPGADHSTAGLMARVDRLERRLTITGVPSAAATPQAVPAPPAQDRPAAVTVASDRASEAAPPPSPPVESRRPVDAPAAPEPAVATSQPAPEPVPAAPAPTPQPEPVTEQRPERTPPPAPAATPAPAAPAPAPAAGGGLNLVEVRRLWPDIVEAIKLRRRVAWMILTQNCQVVGIEGRVLTIGFSNAGARDSFMAGGCDEVFRQAAIDVVGADWKIETIVDPGTQPGTGGGSGTPPPAAQPAPAAPTEQTPAPPADAAPPAPDAPPDWAASEPDPAPESDPRSAPDRSGPDAISLAREAVQQTRPAGAEIPRSDDLADADADAHPDDLDADDGELGGAELLARELGARIVEEIRHP from the coding sequence GTGGAGTCCCCCCTCGCGCTGTACCGCCGCTACCGGCCGGAGACGTTCGCCGAGGTCATCGGCCAGGATCACGTGACCGAGCCGCTGCGGTCCGCCCTGGCCCACAACCGGGTCAACCACGCCTACCTGTTCTCCGGCCCGCGGGGCTGCGGCAAGACCACCTCGGCGCGCATCCTGGCCCGCGCGCTCAACTGCGAGCAGGCCCCGATCGCCGATCCGTGCGGCGAGTGCGACAGCTGCCGCGACCTGGCGCGGGGCGGTCCGGGCTCGATCGACGTCATCGAGATCGACGCGGCCTCCCACGGTGGCGTCGACGACGCCCGTGACCTGCGCGAGAAGGCGTTCTTCTCGCCGGTGCGCAGCCGCTACAAGGTCTACATCATCGACGAGGCCCACATGGTGACGACGCAGGGCTTCAACGCCCTGCTGAAGCTGGTGGAGGAGCCGCCGCCACACCTGCGCTTCATCTTCGCCACCACCGAGCCCGAGAAGGTGCTGCCGACGATCCGCTCGCGCACCCACCACTACCCGTTCCGGCTGATCCCGCCGCGGCTGCTGTCGTCGTACCTCTCCGAGCTGTGCGAGAAGGAGCAGGTCACGATCGAGCCGGCGGCGCTGCCGCTGGTGGTCCGGGCCGGGGCCGGGTCCGCGCGCGACACCCTCTCCGTCCTCGACCAGCTGCTGGGCGGGTCCGGGCCCGCGGGCGTCACCCACGCGCTGGCCACCGGCCTGCTGGGCTACACCCCCGACACCCTGCTCGACGAGGTGGTCGACGCGTTCGCCGCCGCCGACGGCGCCGCGGTCTTCGGGGTGGTCGACAAGGTGATCGAGACCGGCCAGGACCCGCGCCGCTTCACCGAGGACCTGCTGCGCCGCCTGCGCGACCTGGTGATCGTCGCGGCGGTGCCCGAGGCGACCGCCTCCGGGCTCATCGACGTCTCCGAGGACCAGGGCGAGCGGCTGGTCGCGCAGGCCGCGCGGTTCGGCGCGGCCGAGCTCAGCCGCGCGGCCGACCTGGTGGCGACCGGGCTGACCGAGATGCGCGGCGCGACCGCCCCCCGGCTGCTCCTGGAGCTGATCTGTGCCCGGGTGCTGCTGCCGGGGGCCGACCACTCGACCGCCGGCCTGATGGCGCGCGTCGACCGGCTCGAGAGGCGGCTCACCATCACCGGCGTGCCGTCCGCCGCGGCGACCCCGCAGGCCGTCCCGGCGCCGCCCGCGCAGGACCGGCCGGCCGCCGTCACCGTCGCCTCCGACCGGGCGAGCGAGGCGGCCCCGCCGCCGTCGCCGCCGGTCGAGAGCCGTCGACCGGTCGACGCCCCGGCTGCGCCCGAGCCGGCCGTTGCGACCTCGCAGCCCGCCCCCGAGCCCGTCCCGGCCGCTCCGGCGCCGACCCCGCAGCCTGAGCCGGTGACGGAGCAGCGGCCCGAGCGGACCCCGCCCCCGGCGCCCGCCGCCACGCCCGCGCCGGCCGCTCCGGCGCCCGCCCCCGCTGCGGGCGGTGGGCTCAACCTCGTCGAAGTACGCCGCCTCTGGCCCGACATCGTCGAGGCCATCAAGCTGCGCCGCCGGGTCGCCTGGATGATCCTCACCCAGAACTGCCAGGTGGTCGGGATCGAGGGCCGGGTCCTGACGATCGGCTTCTCCAACGCCGGCGCCCGCGACTCGTTCATGGCCGGCGGCTGCGACGAGGTCTTCCGGCAGGCGGCGATCGACGTCGTCGGCGCCGACTGGAAGATCGAGACCATCGTCGATCCCGGCACCCAGCCGGGCACCGGTGGCGGATCGGGCACCCCCCCGCCCGCCGCGCAGCCGGCACCCGCGGCGCCCACCGAGCAGACGCCCGCACCCCCGGCAGACGCGGCCCCGCCCGCTCCCGACGCGCCGCCGGACTGGGCCGCGTCCGAGCCCGACCCGGCTCCCGAGTCCGACCCACGCTCGGCCCCGGATCGCTCCGGGCCCGACGCGATCTCCCTGGCCCGCGAGGCCGTCCAGCAGACCCGTCCGGCGGGGGCCGAGATCCCGCGCTCGGACGACCTGGCGGACGCCGACGCCGACGCCCACCCCGACGACCTCGACGCGGACGACGGCGAGCTCGGCGGTGCCGAGCTGCTGGCCCGTGAGCTCGGCGCGCGGATCGTCGAGGAGATCCGCCACCCATGA
- a CDS encoding YbaB/EbfC family nucleoid-associated protein, translating into MTQNPFDALGGGGGFDMNALLQQAQQMQSQLQEAQQRLAEATVDGTVAGGAVTVTVSGVGELVGVEIKAGQFDGSDADDLADLGDMVVAAYRDAKAQADALAGEALGPLAGGLPGGDPGGPAGGLSGLGQLGF; encoded by the coding sequence ATGACCCAGAACCCCTTCGACGCCCTCGGTGGCGGCGGTGGCTTCGACATGAACGCCCTGCTCCAGCAGGCCCAGCAGATGCAGAGCCAGCTGCAGGAGGCCCAGCAGCGACTCGCCGAGGCCACCGTCGACGGCACCGTCGCCGGCGGCGCGGTGACCGTCACGGTCAGTGGCGTCGGCGAGCTGGTCGGCGTCGAGATCAAGGCCGGCCAGTTCGACGGGTCGGACGCCGACGACCTCGCCGACCTCGGCGACATGGTCGTGGCCGCCTACCGCGACGCGAAGGCCCAGGCCGACGCGCTCGCCGGCGAGGCGCTCGGGCCGCTGGCCGGCGGGCTGCCGGGCGGCGACCCGGGTGGACCGGCCGGCGGCCTGTCCGGCCTCGGCCAGCTGGGATTCTGA
- the recR gene encoding recombination mediator RecR, with translation MYEGVVQDLIDELGRLPGVGPKSAQRIAFHLLQADPADVRRLADVLIEVKAKVKFCSVCFNVSQDEQCRICRDPRRDPTVLCVVEEYKDVVAIERTREYRGRYHVLGGAISPIDGIGPEQLRIRELMTRLADGTITETILATDPNLEGEATATYLTRMLKPIGLRVTRLASGLPVGGDLEYADEVTLGRAFAGRRSADD, from the coding sequence TTGTACGAAGGCGTCGTCCAGGACCTGATCGACGAGCTCGGTCGGCTGCCGGGCGTGGGTCCCAAGAGCGCGCAGCGGATCGCGTTCCACCTGCTCCAGGCCGACCCCGCCGACGTCCGCCGGCTCGCCGACGTACTCATCGAGGTCAAGGCCAAGGTGAAGTTCTGCAGCGTCTGCTTCAACGTCTCGCAGGACGAGCAGTGCCGGATCTGCCGCGACCCGCGGCGGGACCCGACGGTGCTGTGCGTGGTCGAGGAGTACAAGGACGTCGTGGCCATCGAGCGCACCCGCGAGTACCGCGGCCGCTACCACGTGCTCGGCGGCGCGATCTCGCCGATCGACGGCATCGGGCCCGAGCAGCTGCGCATCCGCGAGCTGATGACCCGACTGGCCGACGGCACCATCACCGAGACCATCCTGGCCACCGACCCGAACCTCGAGGGCGAGGCGACCGCGACGTACCTCACCCGGATGCTGAAGCCGATCGGGTTGCGCGTGACCCGTTTGGCGAGTGGACTGCCCGTGGGGGGTGACCTGGAGTACGCCGACGAGGTCACCCTGGGACGAGCCTTTGCAGGGAGACGATCCGCAGATGACTGA